Proteins co-encoded in one Populus trichocarpa isolate Nisqually-1 chromosome 10, P.trichocarpa_v4.1, whole genome shotgun sequence genomic window:
- the LOC18102532 gene encoding inactive leucine-rich repeat receptor-like serine/threonine-protein kinase At1g60630 codes for MEPLVSRYPFLFSLLYFTVVSLLCPVRSGDAEALLTLKSAIDPLNFLPWQHGTNVCKWQGVKECKNGRVTKLVVEYQNQSGTLDAKILNQLDQLRVLSFKGNSLSGQIPNLSGLVNLKSLFLDSNNFSGDFPDSITGLHRLKVIVLARNQISGPIPVSILNLSRLYALYLEDNNFTGSIPPLNQTSLRFFNVSNNKLSGQIPVTPPLIRFNTPSFIGNLNLCGVQIQNPCNNLNFGPSLSPTYPSSKPTSKRSKTIKIVAATAGGFVFLITCLLLVCCFCFKNGNKKEGPSMVEERNKGVVGVERGGEASGGVGGMDGNNGGRQGGFSWESEGLGSLVFLGAGDQQMSYSLEDLLKASAETLGRGTIGSTYKAVMESGFIVTVKRLKDARYPRLEEFRRHMDLLGRLRHPSLVPLRAYFQAKEERLIVYDYFPNGSLFSLLHGTRTSGGGKPLHWTSCLKIAEDLATGLLYIHQNPGLTHGNLKSSNVLLGPEFESCLTDYGLTMFQNPDSLEEPSATSLFYRAPEIRDVRKPSTQPADVYSFGVLLLELLTGKTPFQDLVQEHGPDIPRWVRSVREEETESGDDPASGNEAAEEKLQALVNIAMACVSLTPDNRPSMRDVFRMIRDARAEARVSSNSSDHSPGRWSDTVQSLPREEHLSI; via the exons ATGGAACCTCTGGTTTCAAGGTAcccttttctcttctcattgTTATACTTCACTGTTGTTTCTCTTCTTTGTCCAGTTAGATCAGGCGATGCTGAGGCCCTGTTAACCCTCAAATCAGCCATTGATCCTTTAAACTTCCTCCCATGGCAACATGGAACCAATGTGTGCAAATGGCAAGGTGTCAAAGAATGCAAGAATGGAAGGGTCACAAAGCTTGTTGTAGAGTACCAAAACCAGAGTGGTACTCTGGATGCCAAAATCTTGAATCAACTAGACCAACTTCGAGTCTTGAGTTTCAAAGGGAACTCACTTTCAGGCCAAATCCCAAATCTTTCTGGCCTTGTCAATCTCAAATCTCTCTTCCTCGACAGCAACAACTTCTCCGGTGATTTCCCAGATTCCATTACAGGCCTACACCGTTTAAAAGTCATAGTTTTAGCTCGAAACCAAATCTCTGGTCCAATCCCAGTGTCAATCCTCAACCTCAGTCGTTTGTATGCTCTTTACTTAGAAGATAATAACTTCACTGGATCAATTCCTCCTTTGAACCAAACCAGTCTAAGATTCTTCAATGTGTCTAACAATAAACTCTCTGGTCAAATTCCCGTGACCCCACCATTGATTAGGTTCAATACACCCTCTTTCATTGGCAATCTCAATCTTTGTGGTGTACAGATTCAGAACCCTTGCAACAATCTAAATTTCGGACCATCTTTAAGTCCAACCTATCCATCTTCAAAACCAACGTCCAAACGTAGCAAGACAATCAAGATTGTAGCAGCAACTGCCGGTGGGTTTGTGTTTCTTATAACTTGTCTGCTTTTGGTATGCTGTTTTTGTTTCAAGAATGGCAACAAGAAAGAAGGGCCATCAATGGtagaagagagaaacaaagggGTTGTCGGGGTTGAAAGGGGAGGAGAAGCATCAGGAGGTGTAGGTGGCATGGATGGTAATAATGGTGGAAGACAAGGGGGGTTTTCGTGGGAGAGTGAGGGTTTAGGGAGTTTGGTGTTCTTGGGTGCAGGGGATCAGCAGATGAGTTACAGCTTGGAGGATTTATTGAAGGCGTCAGCTGAGACTTTGGGGAGGGGTACTATAGGGAGTACCTACAAAGCTGTGATGGAGTCTGGGTTCATCGTGACCGTTAAAAGGTTAAAAGATGCAAGATATCCCAGGCTCGAGGAGTTTAGGAGACACATGGACTTGCTTGGTAGGCTAAGGCATCCCAGCTTAGTCCCACTCAGAGCTTATTTCCAGGCCAAGGAGGAAAGGCTAATTGTATATGATTATTTCCCCAACGGCAGTCTCTTTTCTCTCCTCCACG GAACTAGAACTTCAGGCGGTGGGAAGCCACTTCACTGGACTTCGTGTCTCAAAATAGCTGAGGACTTGGCAACTGGACTACTCTATATCCACCAGAACCCTGGGTTAACCCATGGGAATTTGAAATCCTCCAATGTCCTCTTAGGCCCTGAATTTGAGTCCTGCCTTACTGACTATGGTCTGACCATGTTCCAAAATCCAGACTCACTGGAGGAACCCAGTGCCACTTCTCTGTTCTACAGAGCCCCCGAGATCCGAGACGTACGAAAACCATCCACCCAACCAGCTGATGTATACAGCTTTGGCGTACTCCTATTGGAACTTCTTACTGGCAAGACTCCCTTCCAGGACCTTGTTCAAGAGCATGGTCCAGATATTCCTAGGTGGGTTCGGTCAGTACGCGAGGAAGAGACCGAGTCCGGAGATGACCCTGCCTCGGGTAATGAGGCAGCGGAGGAGAAACTCCAGGCTCTTGTAAACATTGCAATGGCTTGTGTCTCACTCACACCAGATAACCGGCCGTCAATGAGGGACGTCTTTAGGATGATCAGAGATGCAAGGGCAGAGGCTCGAGTTTCATCTAATAGCAGTGACCATTCACCTGGAAGATGGTCAGATACCGTTCAGAGCTTGCCTAGAGAAGAACATTTGAGCATTTGA